A window of the Emys orbicularis isolate rEmyOrb1 chromosome 1, rEmyOrb1.hap1, whole genome shotgun sequence genome harbors these coding sequences:
- the LOC135895656 gene encoding olfactory receptor 51G2-like, with protein sequence MSSVNDTKFKSAVFLLTGIPRQEDVQNLWISLPLCLMYVISILGNSVILFIIKTDPSLHEPMYIFLSMLGITDLGLLIATIPTILGIFLFNSREISFDACFAQLFFIQSLQCIESSVLLLMAFDRFIAIRDPLRYVSILTLPRIGKLGLVCVLRGVVVILPFPLLLKRFQYCRANVLSHAYCLHMEVMTMACADITVNNIYGLFTTVLTVGLDWLLIFLSYVMILKTVLSIASYKEFLRALNTCVAHLCAVLLFYTPEFSLTLIHRFGKGSSPLLQIVLGYVYLLVPPLINPIVYSVKSKHLRSRIIRVLVK encoded by the coding sequence ATGTCATCTGTCAATGACACTAAATTCAAATCCGCAGTGTTCCTTCTCACTGGGATACCTAGGCAGGAAGACGTCCAAAATCTCTGGATCTCTCTCCCCTTGTGCTTAATGTATGTTATTTCAATATtaggaaattcagtcattctgttcattataaaaacagatccaagcctccatgagcccatgtacattttcctttccatgttgggCATCACAGACCTTGGATTATTGATAGCCACAATACCCACCATACTGGGCATATTCTTATTTAACTCTAGGGAGATCAGCTTCGATGCCTGTTTTGCCCAGTTGTTCTTTATCCAGTCACTTCAATGCATTGAATCCTCTGTGctcttgttgatggcctttgaccgcttcatCGCAATCCGTGATCCGCTGAGATATGTCTCAATCTTAACCCTGCCAAGAATAGGCAAGTTGGGACTGGTGTGTGTTCTAAGAGGGGTGGTCGTAATACTCCCATTCCCCCTTCTCCTGAAGAGGTTCCAATACTGTCgagccaatgtcctctcccatgCTTACTGCCTGCACATGGAGGTCATGACAATGGCATGTGCGGACATCACAGTCAACAACATCTATGGCTTGTTTACTACAGTCCTAACGGTGGGGTTGGACTGGCTGCTCATCTTTCTCTCTTATGTGATGAttctcaaaacagtgctgagcattGCTTCCTACAAGGAGTTCCtcagggccctgaacacctgcgtcGCCCACCTCTGCGCCGTCCTGCTCTTCTATACGCCAGAGttcagcctgactttgatacaCAGATTCGGGAAGGGCTcttctcccttgcttcagattgtCCTGGGCTACGTCTACCTTCTGGTTCCTCCTCTGATTAACCCAATCGTGTACagcgtgaaaagcaaacaccttcgttCGAGGATAATCAGGGTGTTGGTGAAGTGA